In one Magallana gigas chromosome 7, xbMagGiga1.1, whole genome shotgun sequence genomic region, the following are encoded:
- the LOC105341230 gene encoding WW domain binding protein 1-like isoform X2 produces MEVVSRCLCTLFLVLTLVCESVTGLICSGIRYGYYYYCDDDHSCCNVNQCCFTGYYVYQLWWFWFIWIVFFALITCCIIAMRRRRRNRLQYIRVAQPAYGTTPSSYPPPPPAGAYQYPQPAPSAPVNPPQYAQPQKPPPYQ; encoded by the exons ATGGAGGTAGTCTCGCGGTGCCTGTGTACTTTGTTTCTGGTCCTGACTCTCGTTTGTGAGTCCGTAACG GGTTTGATCTGTAGTGGCATCAGATACGGATATTACTACTATTGCG ATGATGATCACAGCTGTTGCAACGTAAATCAGTGTTGTTTCACCGGCTACTACGTGTACCAACTATGGT ggTTTTGGTTTATCTGGATTGTTTTCTTCGCTCTGATCACGTGTTGTATCATTGCAATGCGCAGACGACGTAGAAACCGGTTACAGTACATACGGGTAGCTCAGCCAGCGTATGGAACGACCCCTTCATCGTACCCCCCGCCCCCACCGGCCGGTGCCTACCAGTATCCGCAGCCAGCACCAAGTGCCCCGGTCAATCCACCCCAATATGCACAACCACAG AAACCACCTCCTTACCAATAG